TGATTatgactttttcctttttcaacagGTAGCATGCAATGGATGGAAAGTCCAAGCAACACAAGTTGGAGACAATCACATACATCATAACAAATGGGCTAAAAGATATTTTCACAACAGATTGCAGGGCTTGAAAGAATCACTTCAAATACTCGTAGAATGAAAAAATGAACCAATAGATATTTTCATAACAAATACATCATCACATGCAGTTCATCTTATACAATAATATTCCTAAAATATGAGATCAAGCAAAACCATTGCTCACCTTTTCAAGTCTTTTCATGACTTTTTCACGTGTTTTTTCCTGCTTCTCCGTAAGTTGTCCCTTGTAAGTTTGCCAAGttatttcatcaatttcatcctaagCATCCGAAATAACTTCAGTTAGTGGAAAAGAAACTATAGAATATTATTATGGAGTAGATAAGAGAGGAACACATCCTCATTAAGaacagaataaaataaaattaaaaaaaaagtaattgcAAACAACAACATATAGACATTTATTCCAACGAAGCTgctaatgaaatttttttttaaaataatgacTTGCAACTATTCATTGAAACTTTTACAGTGAAAAGAGGTGCTAAGAAAGTCATCCAAACCTCAGCTTCTTCAATAGCATCCTCCTGCATGCCCCATGATATACCATCAGCCAAAGATGCTTCAAGTTTTGCTCGTAAAAGTGATGCTTCCATATCTTGCATCTCCTGTCGGATCTTAGCAGTGCGTATAGTCTTCAAGTCAGCTTCCTTCAGCAGAAACAATAGAATAAATTCTCTGATTATATGGATATAGACACAGCTAAAACCTCGCCGAATAAGAATTTAGTGTAAGTGATTAGTTTTTGTGTGTGTCTGAAAGAGAGAGAGTTATAGTCACAAAATGATGAGAAAAGATTTTGTCTTACAGGTGGCATCAAGTCAGTTGGTCCTTGAAATATGTACAACCGAGATGAACTGCACAAAACAAATACCAATTAGAAGAAGACTATCTCATAACCAACTATGACATTTATCTCAACTTGTTTACAAACAATACTCTGTAATGGAATTCAATAAAATAATGCTCCTCACACATCTAAATAACATGTGGTTAAATCATATTCATCTATCCTCAAAATAACGACAAAAAGATACAACTAATTAGGCTGAAGAATCCACATCtcaatgaaatttttgatgaaatGATGACCAAAATGTATGATACAACAACACCACCATAAAGAAATTGCTTACTGGCCAAAGCGAATCACATCACCAACATGCAACTCCACGTAATCCTTTTTCTTCACCTAATATCTCAAAAAGTAGACAACAAATTAGAGCAATAGCATTCTAACAAAAAAATGTTGAACAATCATTGCAACATGTAACACTCCAAAGTCTCAAAGAATTGAAAGCAGATTTTATTCTTAATCAGCAGTCTAGCACAAGTGGGTATAGGATAATTTCCAATTTGGAGGTTTACCAACTACACactattatatgaataaatgaATAGAAGTGAGTACCTCATTCTTGTTTATGAAAGTCCCGTGTGTGCTACCAAGATCATAGATATAAGCTTCTCCATTGCTCTTGAACTGGATAACTGGCAAAAATAAGAGATGAAACATTGTCTGTATCCATCTAGTCACCAAAAACTCGACAAGGGAATATGTGGTGTGTGATTGACGGAACCAATACAGCTTCAAGATTAAAACATTACATAATTGGCCAAACTATTGAATTCTTTTGCTTATTACACTGCATCTGAATGatgtagaagaagaagaggacaGGAGACATTAGTTATTAGTACAGCATGGCCCAGAATAATAGGATGCCAAAAGGAGTTACTTTTCAATAACCTCATTTCAGAAGCTGATAATAACAACCTAGATAGGGGTCTTGGATTTGTTTGGAATTAGAAAAATTGTTAATTTCTACAGAGAACAAGGCTGTCAACCATGTGGTAAAGCAAAGAGGCCATCCGTGAACCTGGTTGTGGTACATGGCATAATGCGGGCATCATTACATCCATCATAAAATGTCACCTTCAGGCCAGTACGATTTAAATATAGGACACAACACAGACCAACTAGACAGGGAAGATAAAACGCAAAATTGTACCATAAAGACAAATGAATAAAAATCTTTACCAGCATGGAACCGTGAGATCGTTGGATGCTCAAGGACAAAATCACAGAGTTCAACACGCCCAAACATGTAAGCCCCCTTCTTGAATCTGGAACATCATTAGAACAATCATGCAAACTTTGAAATTTACATGAAACCAGCAATTACAGTAACAGTtgctccctcttttcttttctcaaaagcAGAACAAAAACAATCAGGTAGACaattaaaacacaaaaagacCAGCATCAATTGACCCTttcccaaaaattttaaatgcaAACACATGGCAAACAATAAGTATCCGAATTAAGTTAACTGATGGATATTCGGTGCCCCTTTCAACAGAGTAAAATTGTTGAAGCATAAGCCAGGCAGCCAGCTCCTGAACTCAAATGCTTAAATTTGCACGAAAAGTATCTCTAAATTCTACAGTTCAGCATTTTCTGCCAACAGAAGGACAAgtacctttttcttttcaacaaTTTTTCTGGGAGAATATAGCAGTATAAGAAAGACAGAACAAGTTGGAAGTTTTACAGAAGACATACACATCGAATTGGTCAATGATGGAGCCATCTTTGAGAACTTCAAGAGAATAGTGATGGCAAGGGGGCCCGTTCCACTCTGGAATTTTATAAGCCACTGCTATATCCGTAGAATTACTAAAGCCTTTCTCTTGTTGTCTCCCAGTTTGGCTAGTGTCTTTTGTGGAGCTGGAGCTGGCGCCCTCTTTGGAATCAACAGTCTCAGAAACAGAATCATCAGCTTCGGAAGGCTTTGGTTGGGGGGTATCGGCAGAACGTTCCGCGGCGGGCGCTGGTTCGGGAGCGTTGTGAATTTTAGGGGGAGGGGGACCCATTGAAGACGTATCAGTTGTTGATTGGGATGCGGAGGATGAAGAAGAAGCAGCACTTGAAGCTGAAGGTTCTTCTGGGTTTCTGGCTTGGGACTGGGAGGTGGTGGAGATGGGGTTTCTAGGTGGTGGCGGACCCATGGCAATGGTCATTTTCTTCTTGGGGTTTTGGAGAAAGAGGGAAGATGGTTGAAGAGGACGGAAGAATAAGAAGATCAGAACTGAAGAAGCGGAGGCTTACCGACTGGCCGTGGTCAGACCTGATCGAGGTGGAATTGGGAACTTCCGGAGCTGCAAAATTGCGTGAATAGTCCGACCCGGCTATTATCCATTTCTTGGGCCCACCAAGTAACCGACcccatttttgacaaaaaaacaaaaaaaaagtaaccgACACCCACACTATTCTATATTTGGGGGAGCTGCAGAGGTCCCAAAACAATTAGGAGGGACTAAACTACTGCCAAATCAAACATGTGTCTATGTACTCGTTctattaatatttaaaaaaaaatctgaatgtTTTAGAACATAAGCAAGGGAGTTTGATTTCTTGACCTACGTCCAAGTAAAGTTTTATAATTCTCTTGATAATAAGGGGATTGTGCTTATTCCCTCGCTCTTTTTTAACAAACCCAGGTGCGTGGCGACTAATAAAAAGATATTGAAATgaattaattttaaattttttgggtTGTGTttattccttcaatttttttttacacacTCAAGTATGTGCAACTAataaaaatatatgaaaataataattttttttggttggaaagtagTAGTTTAAAATAGTTCAATTATTCGGGGTGTCCTTGTTCCTTGACACCATTTTTTCTTGGTTAATGGTCAATGGATATTGGATCGTGGTTTGAACTTAATCACAACTGCACCTCAGGCTTCACCTGGTGGCCAACTTGCACAGGAGAGTCAGCCATTCCTTCGCTTTCTGGAAATCAATTGGGGTGCAAAGGCATGATTAGACCAATATATCATACGTCTCGAAGGCCATAATCTGGAAGTCATGCACCCGTTTATCACCAAGgcaaacacgttttcacttgGGAAAGTAGGATGTTGCGCGAGCGCACACAAGCAAAAAGAAGAGAGGCAAATTAAGTAGAATCAGAATCAAATATCAGGAAGAAAAAATTGTAATTGTATTCATGGTGGTGGGGTTTGGTACACAGATTGTACTTTTGATTCTAACAAAGAAACATATTTATCGAGCATAGAAATTACAGCTTCAAACTCTGTAACTTGGCGCTCTATTAAATCAATCTGCTGAACATACTCGTCAAAGCTTCCACTTTTGGACTTCAGCTGATCCATGAAAACTCTCAATCCAGAAGCCACATCACCAAAACCTTTGTACTCTTCTGCCACTCTCAGATTCATTTTCTCCAACAGTTCCAATAGATTGTTCGTTCCCTGTGGCACAATATCATCATGAAGAGGGTGGAATGAAAAAGAGCTACTGCATAATCTAGACAACACGCACATGTACAAGCATGAGAAAGGAAAATAAGGACATCCATATATAGCTTAATGAAGCATAAAAATAAGATTTATCTACAATGCAGGGAAACGCAATTTACCAGGAAAATTCACTAACTTTACAACATTTCTCCAAGTAGAACATTTTTTGCACAAATTCCCATTACCAGCATACCATCCATCTCAAAGATTCAAAGACAAATACATATGTAACCGTTAAGATAATTGTAACTGTCTGAGATCATATGCTTCTGGGGCATTTACTCTTCTCTATCATAACAAGCTCAATTTTCAACCATAAGACTCTAAACACTAGGTGGAAGAAACTATTCCCAATACATGACGGCTGCCTGGTATTCACTGAATGCATATCTTCGGACTCTCACAATCACATTATAAGAGTATCTAGCAGCAAATCCCAAAGTGACTAACCAAATCAAGGAAGCATAAAACATTCTTTGGGATTTAGATAAAGAATGATGGCCTAGAAAGCTGAATTTCCTTGAGGTTAATCCTAATCACAGATGCTTCAGAAGATGCCCCTCTGTGTAGCAGGCTGGCATTCATCAAGTCACTCCATACTCTAAGTCAACCTCAAATCCGCTTCATAGCTAGATTTGCTAAAACATATATGTTCAAGTATAAACATGCGATGAGTACAGTCAAGTCCCTGAAAAAGCATTTTAAAAAATTCCTTAAATATCAAACAGACCTCAAACCCAAGACCACTCCCCTTTCCCATTACTCTACCCAACTCTTTTCTCAACACCCCACACACTAAGTCCAAGGACTCTAAAACTTAAAGACATGCAGCTCCCCATCTCACAGCATCACCAACACAAAATTCTTCCGCCTCACTGCTCCACCCACCATCAACAACTACCAACTCCCGCTATAACCCTTTTCATCTCAGTGCAACAGCGTTTTAATGATTCCCCATAAAACTTTCCCTCCATTCATTCCCGATACCTTACCTTTCAAAACACTCGGGCCTCCATAAACCATGCCATTATTTCTAGACAAGCTGAGCCACTTCCCCTCCATCTTGCTAAAACTATACTGCCTGTTGCTTGGCAAATCACGTATTCCAGctaaaaaaatgcaaataacAACATGTATTCACTATCAACCAATTAAGGCTTCTGCCTCGAGAAGATAACAAATTACAAAACAAGAATGCTAAGACCGCCTAGCAGCTGCACCTTCAAGGTACTGTTTTAGATATTATTGGGTGATGGGCCTAAATTTATTGTGGCGTATCAAATAAAATGGCCTTCATAGCTTGGAAATTTTGTTTGTGTTAAATCCTCCTAACCCTCTCCCGAAAAATTATCAGCCACGATATCACAAATTTACTATACAAATTGACTCTGAACCAAGATACATCCACAAGCTTATTAAAATTATACAGAAAGAAGTAATAAAGATCATATAATTCTTAAAAGAAATCGAGCGAGCTATCTGAACTGTACCTGAAGCTCGCCCTTGACCATAGTAGAAACATTGATGAAGAGATCGTTGAGCGATTCAGCCAGCTGGTCACTCTTGTTCTCCGCTCCAGAAGCCATGCACGGGCTTGCTGCAGATTGTTTGGGAAGGGAATGGGAGGGGAGGCAGGAGTTGGGAACCGGAGAAGCAGATGGAATTTGGGAAGGAATAGGGTGAAGAGAAAAGCCGACTTGGCCACTATTTGTCTAAGTTTAAATTGATTATAGGCATGTTAATGGGTGGGTTAGACTTGAACCCATTAAATTTATTTGTACCCAATTTTTAGACCAGGACTCGATACCCGAATGAATCTGGGTAgcgtaatttttttttccccctgcAATATACAAGTACacgttaaaattttaaaaaaaaaattatatatatgggttttaaatattataatttttataattcaATTATCATTTTCAATTAAAATTAACACTGGAATGTTGAAAGAACTACAAACTAACAATATCAAATATTGTGAACCAActattatattttttgaaatgttatcAACCAATTATGGGTCTAGTAGGTTTATTTTGTATAATTGAAACTCTATCTAAACCATGATTCTTTTACAGAATTTGAATATAAATACAGTTTGGATTTAAAAATAAAGACTCAAACTcattaaaaattaataataatactaatagGTTTCATTTAGATCTAAGATTGTACCTAGTGATACGTCCAATAAATCTCAAAAGGAAATCAGCTATCCAATTAGGCAAATTATTGGTGTTGTAAACGAATTATCTACTAGGATTCTTTCaaaagtatatcaaatcaaaataaaaaagaggtATTTGCTTATTGATATGAAGAATAAGATGCCAAGCATAAATATGTttcaatatttttcaaattaGAATGAATGTGAATAATTGATttttatacatatttttttctCTCAAGTAGCAAGACTGTGACTTACtctgatttttttcctttttttttttaagtttaagGTCTCTCAAACATGTGTGAATAATTTAACATATAAGTGCATTATTGGTTTTCAATATGCAAACATGCTTTTAGCTTAAAAAGGGGGAAaatattattttgattaaaatCCAAATATAAAGATGTCAAGTTTTGAGCTAATTCCactttaaaaaaagaaaggtgaTGCTTACATACtagttttgataaaaaaaaattatacagtatttgataaataaatcaattttagttttagtttaataaggaagaagaaagcaaaCCATGCCACTACGATATCACCATCCATAGAGATTAGggaagttcaagaaaattttcttatatttgcaTAACCATATTGGAAGTATAAAGTAGACGCGCGTTCAAAATTTATTCTTTAGTAAACTTTTTTTAACACATTAATAGTAAATCCATGTTGCTAAACACCCTCTCATTCAATTTTCGAGTGCTTTAAGCATGCCCAATATGTGTGTAATTAATAAAAAGTATTAAAAGGATTAGAATCATTTTTGTTGAAAAGTAGTAATTTcaaaaagttcaaattttttttattgtagaGTGATTGTAGGGAAGTGAATAGTTAAAAtgctataattttttttttaaaataagagtatcttttataatatattaagtCACAATTTGTTCACACAAATCTCTCTATCCTCTTTTATATATAGtaagatatttttttttcactgtATTGTACCAAAATTCGGGAGAGGGGATGGGTAAATGTCTAGGATAGTTGGATAAATGGACTTAATTGGACATTGGGGTcttaagaaagaaaattaaaaaattgtgTATTTTATACATGTTTACATTTGGGATAAAAGCATCAAAATAGGATTACTAAAGGATGGTATAGAAGAAATAGCAAAATAAGAGAAGGAGGTGgaaattagttattttattgaaaatattgatagtttttttttgcatttgaagaaattaaataccaaaaaaatcaagaaactgataaatagaaaggaaaaagaaaaggaaaagtagTTGACGGCGCTTGCAACTGGGCGTTTGGTAAGAGGGTATCGGAATGGGGTTATGGAATAAACCCCATAACTCATGTTTGGTTTACTGGTATTGGAATTGAAATATTGGAATGATATCTAAAAATATGTCATTTCTCCATTCCTGACTAAGTTCgtgggttttgtccaaaacccaaATCTTATTCCCGGtccctcttcttcctctctttttcatTATTTCCGTCGCCTTTCTCCCCCCAATTCTCTGCCCTAATTACCCCTTAAAAACACGACAAGCTGGAGCTTTTGCCgtgggaagaagaaaaaaaacgaATGAAAACCACATCTGTGCTACTAGAGAGGTACGCAAGTTTTCTTCTGTTTGTTTTCTTGTTCCAAGTTCTCTATTCTCCAAGTCCATAAACAAGAATAATTTGTGCAATAGTGGATCTTCTTCTGCTGAttctcaatcttccatttcccTTGTAGATTGCTCCTTAAAAGGTTTGTATCTCTAGTTTCTTTAGATTTTTTGCTCTTGGGAGCAGTACGTACTATGCTTTCTGTACGGTCCGGCAAATCTGCAcacttttcttattttgttttctcttctgaTATTAGCAGTTAGCAGATCTTCATGATTCTTGAGCTTTAGTGCTTCTTTTTTGTGGGTTCTggctcttttttgttttgtcttcCGCTATTGACTTTGTGGGGTCAAAATGAAAATCATAGTTTATTCCATCATCTTCTTGAATGCTGATCTCAAATGCAAcccaaaaaatgcaaaagaatcCAAAACCAATAAGCATCAGATTTGTATCAATAGGATGAAGTACGGATCTGCATCATATCACCAAAGGTTCCCCACTCGCAAATCGAATTGGAATTTAGGCGTTACTCAAACCATTGATTTTGTGAGTTGAGTTATCACTTGAAACCCACCTACTTCATATTGGTGCAAGATTAGAAGTGCAGACCGTGGAATATTataaatttgttaaatagcctgaaacccgcttgcgggtttcccccttatgtaaaatgactaaaagctgcgtttctgttctatttatatcaaacacatactctcaaaccctcacctgaagggtgaggatgagaggggaggtttgctgggcatcctagggccctccgatgggcatgtgcaactcaacgcagcttgcatgtaaaatttttttttttttaagtaatttgttaaatagcctgcctgaaacccgcttgcgggtttcccccttatTTTCGTCTATTCACTCAGCTCCGTCTGTTTTGACGATTTTCGTCCACttttcaggttaattcaaaccacggggtatcgactggtatgatatgaaaccacagggggtttttatgtatgattgcttaaccacagggggattttttgttgtttacccttaaaaatacaaaaaccTGCATAACTCTCCCCAACATATGACAAGATTATTAATAAGATTtatgtaatttttcttttgaaactctaAGACAAGGTTTATTGTCAATTTTACAGGTAAGGTTAAAATTGGAAATTTATTAGATTCCATTCCGAAAGAACCaacgaaccaaacatcaagtATAGTAATGATACCCATTTCAGATACTTGAACCAAAcagatgtattggaatgaaagGTCTCATTCCAAACCCAGGATATCCGATTCCAAATCCGAATCCGATTCCAAGCTGCGAACCAAACGCCCCCTCAATTGACGAATGGAATTAGCCTAACTGAGAGAACCTAAACCGGTTCAGTATTCCAATAAGAAattggttttttatttttaaatttgacCCGGTTCGCTTGGTCGACCAATCCGTACAGCAAATGGCCAGAGAGGAACGATAGTGCCACGAGATACTTTCCCGACTATGAAACCCACatggaagaggaagaagattCATCAAAATTACGATAAAATCTTAATTTCAGAAGCATTATGACCTTTCCacatgtagtgtccaggttagttctaaaaccctaattttgtaTTATTTCTAATTTAGCCTATGATCTAAATTCGTTAGAGTTTTATAtggttattatttttaattttttttgagtttgtaGTGCGATAATAAACTGGAATCACGTATAAGATGAACACGTTGGGTTGGAAGATTAAAGTTGAAAGCAATTGAGAGGGCCGTTTTGTTAAGCGGAGTAAAATGAAGGCTGGGAGTGCTGCGAAGCTGATTGTTGATGCGTTGCTGCAGCGGTTTCTTCCGCTTGCCCGGCGTCGCATCGAAACTGCTCAAGCTCAAGTAagattttttgcatttcatataaatCCGGAATTGGAGAATTTCATTTGAGTTAAACTGTTACGGCTGGTTTATAAAGTCGACTTTTGTTCCTGTCCTTCAAATATTTTTTGGGCAGGCCATTCTAGAGATTGTATTTGAAATAATTCcggatttggaatttgaaatcataagtctttgttgttattgttattgttattgttattgttattattgtatatgtatatatgtttgaAATAAGTGGTTAATATCATTTTAGAAGTGAGTATTGGATAATCATTGCTATGCAAGTGATATGAAGTAAAGGTTAGGTTGTTTGAGCAAGGGCTTTGGAAAGTAGCAATTTATAGGAGAGCAACTATTCAAATAAGAAAGAAAGCAGATAAAGCAAAACAAGTCTATGACTAGGGATATCTATGAAGTGGTTGTTTGCTTGAGAGCTTAAGTGAAGAATGATGCCTGGAAGAAAGGTCAGGAGAGGTATTTTCCAATTATTTGTCTATATTCAGTCTGCCACTTTTGCTTAGCTTTGTTCATCTCTGTTACTCTCATATTAGTTAGATTAGTGATTGTGGAGCTTGTAAACTTACTAGTACTCTATACATGTTTCTGAATgtaggagttttttttttcgattTGTGGGGCGTGAAAAAGCTAGTTGTATTTTTTGGTTACATTTCtgagttttatttttttcatttgccTTGGGAGTTACAGGATGGACAATACCTCCGGCCATCAGACCCAGCTTATGAGCAAGTATTGGATTCTTTGGCTATGGTTGCACGACATACACCTGTGCCTCTTTTGGAAGCCCTTTTGCGCTGGAGAGAAAGGTTATTTATAGCTTTTAATTATAGGTTTTATGGGATATAGATTGCTACTCGCTTTTTGTTTATTAATCATGAGATGCTCCTATAATGAATGCCTTATCCATTAAAAGTTGATGaacaatttttcttattatGACTATAtaccttttgatatttgaacggGACATATtatatttgtttattttctctTGAAggccaaaaattttaaattagaaGACAGATAATCCACAATTATTTTCCATTAGTAGAATTAACTTCCTGATgaataataaagaaaattcaaagaaaagcATTGTCAAATAAAATGGAATACATGCTTAACTCCTGCACCTTAACTGGAAGATTCTTTAGTCAAATGGAGATGTTTGTGTCAGTATAACAGGTTTGCATTCTTTTTTCTGAATGAATCTATTGAACTTTGAAGAGTGAGCTCTTTGGAGTTAAGGTGTAAGTACTGGTGTTTTTTGTTTCCTTCTCCAACACAAGTTCCCTAGGAATTATTAGCTGCTGCTGGACTCGTTTAAATTTAAGATAGGCTGATGCTCTTTATTTCTGTTTGTTAGTgaagataatttcaaaaattgcatttctgaTCTTCTACAATTTTCTATTGCTAGCAGTGAATCTCCCAAAGGAGCAAATGATGCATCAACATTTCAGAGAAAGGTTTGTCCGTGTCCAATGAGTTGATAACAGAGATGCAGGCAAAAGAATGCATGTGTCTGTTACATGCAATAATTGCTGTTTGCCCTATAATTTCCTGCATGTGGTCACAAGCATACATTGTAACGCAACTGCATAATTCTTCTAATGGCAACAATGATATTAAGCCCATTCACAAAAGATTCACATGTACATAAAGGGACAGTTTTCTTTAAACTTTAGATTTTGAATTGGTTGAATATTGCTTTTTGCTACTTTTGCTTGTTCTTGCTTTCCTAAAATTTGCAAGCCCAATTCACAGGATATATTTGAATGATGACTTTGGGCTATTAGGTGGCACATAGACCAAAAGTAAAGAAATGTTTATTTTTACAGTACAGATACCTTGCTTGACTGTGTAATTTGTGTTTCAGCTAGCTGTGGAGTGCATCTTTTGCTCAGCATGCATCCGCTTCGTGGAGTGTTGCCCACAAGAGGGACTTACAGGTTTTCACATGTTCCtgtcgtttttttttttaagaaaaggggggggggggggcgctGTTCTTTTCTTCTGTTATGCTAACTTATCTTGCTGCAGAGAAGCTCTGGATTggacttgaaaattttgttttcgaCTGGCTAATCAACGCAGACAGGTAAAAGCTAATGTAGCTGAATTTTCTATATAGTAGAACTCCATGGTCAGATTCTTGTTCCTGGTAGagtaaattttcatttttattttgttaattagttTCTTAAGTCTCTAGTGTCTTAGAAGGTCTGCCTGTGTTAGTTTGGATTGGGTAAAAGGTTCTTAGCTTGTTTGATTTATTTCCTGAGACGAGTTAGAAAGTCAAATATTGTAGTTTAGAGTGGAATGCCTTCAGAATGTTTAAACTTTGTTAACCAATAGGAGCTTGTATTGTTCGCTTGTTGAATTTCATATTTCAAGCTGAACCAATTAGTGAACTGAGTGGTGTTGAATAATATTTAATAAGGATGAGATTAGTGCTGTTGTATGTGTGattaaaaatgaagtttttggAATTGCTATCTTTGCCATACTATCATGATTTAGCATTTTTTTGGACCAGCATTTGGGAATAAATGCTCTTCACTTGTTGGCTTATGACGTGCACAGTCATTGCATGATATATAGTTACTGGTTATTGCAGGGTTGTTAGCCAGGTTGAGTATCCTTCTTTGGTGGATCTGAGGGGCCTTCTTTTGGATCTCGTTGCGCAGCTCCTTGGTGCTTTGTCTCGGATCAGGTAAACAGAATATCAATTAAACTGACTGTAAATAGAGCTGGATCCATTTGTTGTTAGTATAGTTCAAGTTAGTTTGAATGATACTCTAAATTTAACTTGGGCAGGTCTTAATAACTGGTTTCCCCCAATATCTTCAAAATGTGATCATGATATTTCCCCAAAAATTTTTAACAGTTTCTCTTTGTCTTAACAGATTTAGTTCTGTGACTGAGCGCTTTTTCATGGAACTGAATACTCGTCGGATAGATACCAGTGTTGCTCGAAGTGAAACACTTTGTATTATCAATGGGATGCGCTACCTTAAGCTTGGGGTAAGTTTGGATTTGTGTTATTGGTCAGTTTTGAATGAAATAATTTCTGTAACGATAAGATGTATGTCAGGTTAAAACGGAGGGTGGATTGAATGCATCAGCTTCCTTTGTTGCAAAGGCTAATCCTCTTAATCGTGCACCCCATAAACGAAAAAGTGAACTTCACCATGCCTTGTGCAATATGCTTTCGAACATATTAGCACCACTTGCAGATGGAGGAAAAGGTCAATGGCCTCCTTCAGGTGTGGAACCTGCTCTTACTCTTTGGTATGAAGCTGTTGCACGCATTAGGCAGCACCTCATGTATTGGATGGATAAACAGAGCAAGCATATATCTGTAAGTACATGAAAAGCATTTATTTTTGCCTTCTATTTCTTTTATATTGTTTAGTTTCTGGGATCTATGTTCATTTTGTAATTTGAAGTGAAATATCTTCTAAAAAGCTTTGACATGTGCGGATGAAGGGAAAGGGGAGAGGGGAGAGTGTGgggaaagaagaaagagagggagggagggaggacTTTATGAAGTTTTTAAGGCCTGCTG
This portion of the Coffea eugenioides isolate CCC68of chromosome 11, Ceug_1.0, whole genome shotgun sequence genome encodes:
- the LOC113753922 gene encoding biogenesis of lysosome-related organelles complex 1 subunit 2, giving the protein MASGAENKSDQLAESLNDLFINVSTMVKGELQGTNNLLELLEKMNLRVAEEYKGFGDVASGLRVFMDQLKSKSGSFDEYVQQIDLIERQVTEFEAVISMLDKYVSLLESKVQSVYQTPPP